In Yarrowia lipolytica chromosome 1F, complete sequence, a genomic segment contains:
- a CDS encoding uncharacterized protein (Compare to YALI0F21362g, similar to Saccharomyces cerevisiae YIL151C and YKR096W; ancestral locus Anc_5.706, no similarity), with protein MANNKERKRSHKKTPNQSVSSAQSETAKRPARKKSPKPSTPASRNKKPVTEGSVSKPANRPNTANGRRGDRERKPSPSVVSRGSAAATMTMTPEPSSVPLQPCQVTPAIHSSHLTVPSALTEDRKPTPKKRRSRDTASNQPNKRSEDMREEQDNDATMSSPTASTTSTASMMSTPTPTPASPARSAVHQELQNIYHRVCQLEDQCGRLMQKLAQEIPQKDEPCITQHTDIRQERLNRLLADATKRHAALLDAHYDFLRAAHYNDSTSLRGLVNKYDIPSRLWSRGVYAFVHIARNLQPYAARYLNDHLRHCAQTLLLLAEPYFDREADGKNLPSWTEAVGDLARIGMSVRTDDAVYWRGVAHWWYSRTLLTYNDNGRPHHHFALVLACRLESLLSLCRATLCMVPFAPASNTMDALFNAGAAKMQRQGEREPLEVVVDSFVSVHEGVTKGRFPNIRQKLISLGAVIARTPSPFLASRSAMFAAINIAGLHEYGRGALAGVWRNSVDEENVVVPSPNKYVAFHILRAHLALTSDKALPHIIPWLLFMLALTKHPKVFLEVLDHRFPWKDMLWYLNEIQRKTARVPVDNNDTTGSNFNFKKAPPPRELPPAPKGYVSKLPEELLLRGFSWAKEVLSCPFDSDTQDIVNTMSLGGQLDYTLGECTRLERAQDLIRQLCDTRLLKLGDSGLEQDPELTSCLASKTEAPDYISEYEAYHEFLPDIGGESSSVTSDDIQSLCKKRDMVRQECGVQSKIENLELTTSPLAGERKPAIIFDTNLWLNELEFIVTVVESGWLRIKVPVMVMHELQKLQTFNRDVRTSTLAQQALAYIKSKGQGSSLTIVGLDGAALNEQACAEGVVRFTNDYGGLPKRGQPTMDELITRTVCKLQKGSRGGVVRALLVTNDKNMRILALTQSVAVSSGAEFMNMYGEESGERRNETPGIRSMRSRKSELSV; from the coding sequence ATGGCCAACAATAAAGAGCGAAAACGAAGCCACAAGAAAACGCCGAATCAATCCGTGTCTTCCGCACAGTCTGAAACCGCCAAACGTCCCGCCAGAAAGAAGTCGCCCAAGCCCTCCACGCCGGCGTCTCGCAACAAGAAACCCGTCACCGAAGGTTCCGTTTCGAAACCCGCAAATCGACCCAACACCGCCAATGGCAGACGCGGAGATCGGGAACGTAAGCCCTCACCATCTGTGGTGTCACGAGGCTCAGCAGCTGCGACTATGACTATGACTCCTGAGCCTAGCAGCGTGCCTCTGCAGCCCTGCCAGGTCACCCCGGCCATCCATTCGTCGCATCTGACCGTGCCTTCTGCGCTGACAGAAGATCGAAAACCGACACCCAAGAAACGCCGGTCGAGAGATACAGCCTCCAACCAACCCAACAAACGAAGTGAAGACATGCGGGAAGAGCAAGACAATGATGCCACCATGTCCTCCCCGACCGCAAGTACCACATCCACTGCCTCTATGATGAGTACTCCAACTCCCACACCTGCATCTCCTGCCAGGTCGGCTGTCCACCAGGAACTTCAAAACATCTACCACCGAGTGTGCCAGCTGGAAGATCAGTGTGGACGACTTATGCAGAAACTCGCACAGGAGATTCCTCAGAAGGACGAACCATGCATCACACAGCATACTGACATTCGTCAAGAGCGTCTCAACCGTCTACTGGCAGATGCCACTAAGCGGCATGCTGCTCTACTGGACGCCCACTACGATTTCCTTCGAGCAGCTCACTACAACGACTCTACGTCACTTCGTGGACTGGtcaacaagtacgacaTCCCTAGCAGACTGTGGTCCCGAGGAGTGTATGCCTTTGTGCACATTGCCCGGAACCTGCAGCCTTACGCGGCCCGTTACCTGAATGACCACCTGAGACACTGTGCCCAGACACTCCTCTTGTTAGCAGAGCCCTACTTTGACCGTGAAGCTGACGGCAAAAATCTTCCCTCTTGGACCGAAGCTGTTGGGGATCTCGCTCGTATTGGCATGTCTGTTCGAACAGATGATGCCGTTTACTGGCGTGGAGTAGCCCATTGGTGGTACAGCCGAACTCTTCTCACATACAACGACAATGGGCGGcctcaccaccactttGCTCTAGTACTTGCATGCCGTCTGGAGTCATTATTGTCTCTCTGTCGTGCCACACTTTGTATGGTTCCGTTTGCACCCGCTTCTAATACAATGGATGCCCTGTTCAACGCTGGGGCAGCCAAGATGCAGCGACAGGGCGAACGCGAACCCCTCGAGGTGGTCGTGGACTCCTTCGTCTCCGTTCATGAAGGAGTCACCAAGGGTCGCTTTCCCAACATCCGTCAGAAGCTCATTTCCTTGGGCGCTGTCATTGCTCGAACTCCAAGCCCCTTCTTGGCATCTCGATCTGCCATGTTCGCTGCCATAAACATTGCTGGCTTGCATGAGTATGGTCGGGGAGCTCTAGCTGGAGTGTGGAGAAACAGTGTGGACGAAGAAAACGTTGTTGTTCCCAGTCCGAACAAATATGTTGCATTTCACATTCTTCGTGCCCATCTAGCTCTCACATCGGATAAGGCTCTTCCTCACATTATTCCCTGGCTGCTGTTCATGTTGGCTCTAACCAAACACCCCAAAGTGTTCCTCGAGGTGCTCGACCATAGGTTCCCTTGGAAGGATATGCTGTGGTATCTCAACGAGATCCAGCGTAAAACTGCCCGAGTTCCTGTTGACAACAACGACACAACTGGGTCCAATTTTAATTTCAAAAAGGCCCCTCCCCCTCGCGAACTCCCCCCAGCTCCCAAGGGCTATGTTTCCAAACTCCCCGAAGAGCTGCTTCTACGAGGCTTCTCATGGGCCAAAGAGGTCTTGTCTTGTCCTTTTGACAGTGATACTCaagacattgtcaacaCCATGTCTCTGGGTGGCCAACTGGACTACACTCTTGGAGAATGTACTAGGCTCGAGCGTGCTCAGGATCTCATCAGACAGCTATGTGATACTCGACTGTTAAAACTGGGTGATTCCGGTCTTGAACAGGATCCCGAGCTGACTTCTTGTCTGGCATCCAAAACAGAAGCTCCTGACTACATCTCCGAGTACGAAGCATACCATGAGTTTCTGCCCGATATTGGTGGAGAGAGCTCGTCAGTGACTTCTGATGACATTCAATCATTGTGCAAAAAACGAGACATGGTGCGCCAGGAGTGTGGCGTTCAGTCCAAGATTGAAAACCTGGAACTGACCACTTCGCCTCTGGCAGGTGAACGAAAGCCGGCCATTATTTTCGATACCAATCTATGGCTGAACGAACTGGAGTTCATCGTCACTGTGGTTGAGAGCGGTTGGCTGCGCATCAAAGTGCCTGTTATGGTCATGCACGAGTTGCAGAAACTGCAGACATTTAACCGTGACGTCCGAACGAGCACCCTAGCGCAACAGGCTCTGGCCTATATCAAGTCCAAGGGCCAAGGATCGAGTCTAACCATTGTTGGTCTCGATGGAGCTGCTCTCAACGAGCAAGCTTGTGCCGAAGGTGTTGTTCGCTTTACCAACGACTACGGGGGGCTGCCCAAACGTGGCCAGCCTACCATGGATGAGCTCATCACTCGAACCGTTTGCAAGTTGCAAAAGGGCAGTCGTGGGGGCGTTGTTCGAGCTCTGCTTGTcaccaacgacaagaacatGCGTATCTTGGCTCTGACACAATCTGTGGCAGTGTCCTCTGGTGCCGAGTTCATGAACATGTACGGAGAGGAATCTGGAGAACGCCGCAACGAGACTCCTGGAATTCGATCCATGCGAAGCAGAAAGAGCGAGCTCAGTGTATAA
- a CDS encoding uncharacterized protein (Compare to YALI0F21373g, similar to Saccharomyces cerevisiae PCC1 (YKR095W-A); ancestral locus Anc_5.705,gnl|GLV|YALI0F21373g [Yarrowia lipolytica] similar to NP_878113 S. cerevisiae YKR095W-A PCC1 conserved smallorf unknown function), with the protein MPGKYTLDVEIPFPNDRQAQIVCTTISQDKPLKADELSHELTTKGSSLLIHFAAASNRSLRVGVNNMMDNIGTAIECLDELDLDKFGP; encoded by the exons ATGCCAGGCAAATACACACT TGACGTGGAGATTCCGTTCCCCAATGACAGACAGGCTCAGATTGTCTGCACCACAATATCTCAGGACAAGCCTCTCAAGGCCGACGAGCTGAGCCATGAGTTGACCACCAAGGGTTCCAGTCTGTTGATTCATTTTGCCGCTGCATCTAACCGGTCTTTGCGAGTCGGTGTCAACAACATGATGGACAACATTGGCACTGCCATTGAGTGTTTGGACGAGCTGGATCTCGACAAGTTTGGACCATAA
- a CDS encoding uncharacterized protein (Compare to YALI0F21384g, no similarity) — MESSGICRLVVSGREVSLIKSVRGGLHGRSLGVHPGEEVGNRANELLDKVKEVAEEAPEDVTNSGDGTVSEQRDNSDGNLLHHLGEALGKGVDDERAKGLGDVTDNGQSLEVVNQSGEEVVDLGDTLLQVVVDGALGLVGVSDDVKGRGDSLEDDSTEINEVVNGGVCSSLEDSTLVDSGGGQGCGGNCKGEEDVLDGNHGDNGKEGLKVKEEKMKADDIEIREIYGWYIYHFSRVNSG, encoded by the coding sequence atgGAATCGTCGGGTATCTGTCGCTTAGTTGTTAGCGGCAGAGAAGTAAGCCTGATCAAGTCGGTTAGAGGCGGACTTCATGGAAGAAGTCTCGGAGTGCATCCAGGGGAAGAGGTTGGCAATAGAGCCAATGAACTGCTTGATAAAGTCAAGGAAGTTGCCGAAGAGGCTCCTGAAGACGTCACCAATAGTGGAGATGGGACCGTCAGTGAACAGAGAGATAATAGTGATGGCAATCTGCTGCATCACCTTGGCGAAGCCCTCGGAAAGGGGGTTGATGATGAGAGGGCCAAGGGTCTTGGCGACGTCACCGACAATGGGCAGAGTCTTGAGGTCGTCAATCAGAGTGGGGAAGAGGTTGTTGATCTGGGTGACACCCTTCTGCAGGTTGTCGTAGACGGTgcccttggacttgtcggGGTGAGTGATGATGTCAAGGGTAGAGGTGACAGTCTTGAGGACGACTCCACCGAAATCAATGAAGTCGTCAATGGTGGAGTTTGCTCGAGCCTCGAGGATAGCACCCTCGTGGACAGCGGGGGCGGCCAAGGCTGTGGAGGCAATTGCaagggggaggaggacgtTCTTGATGGCAACCATGGTGACAATGGAAAGGAGGGATTGAAAgtgaaagaagagaagatgaaAGCTGATGATATCGAAATCAGGGAGATCTATGGgtggtatatatatcacTTCTCGCGAGTAAACTCTGGCTGA
- a CDS encoding uncharacterized protein (Compare to YALI0F21406g, similar to Saccharomyces cerevisiae NCE103 (YNL036W); ancestral locus Anc_2.275, weakly similar to uniprot|O94255 Schizosaccharomyces pombe Carbonic anhydrase), translating to MAQKPLFRFGATDSLATLLERNEKWANRVSSVRPSLFPTNAQGQAPKILWIGCSDSRAGEGCLDLLPGEVFVHRNIANLLPDSDFSSLSVIQFAVQVLKVRHIIVCGHYDCGGVWSSLTSKKLGIIDHWLRPIRDTKVRHKAMLDAIEDPKDKCARLVELNVCAQVNNLKRNTVIIEAQGERDLQIHGVVYDPGSGLLKEIMVPEDEYAEDYFVSDAGELVH from the coding sequence ATGGCCCAGAAACCTCTTTTCCGATTCGGAGCCACCGACTCGCTCGCCACATTGCTGGAGCGAAACGAAAAATGGGCCAACCGAGTGTCATCAGTGAGACCCTCGCTGTTCCCCACAAACGCTCAGGGCCAGGCCCCCAAGATTCTATGGATCGGCTGCTCCGACTCACGAGCCGGAGAAGGCtgtctggatctgctgcCTGGAGAGGTGTTTGTGCACAGAAACATTGCCAACTTGCTGCCCGACTCTGACTTCTCGTCGCTCTCAGTCATCCAGTTTGCCGTCCAGGTTCTCAAGGTGCGACACATCATTGTCTGCGGTCACTACGACTGCGGAGGAGTGTGGTCGTCGCTCAcctccaagaagctgggTATCATTGACCACTGGCTGCGACCCATTCGAGACACAAAGGTGCGACATAAGGCCATGCTGGATGCCATCGAGGACCCCAAGGACAAGTGTGCCCGCCTCGTGGAGCTCAACGTGTGCGCCCAGGTCAACAATCTCAAGCGAAACACTGTGATCATCGAGGCCCAGGGTGAGCGAgatctccagatccacgGCGTCGTCTACGACCCCGGAAGcggtctgctcaaggagattaTGGTCCCCGAAGACGAGTATGCTGAGGACTACTTCGTGTCCGACGCCGGCGAGCTTGTGCATTAA
- a CDS encoding uncharacterized protein (Compare to YALI0F21428g, some similarities with uniprot|P10667 Xenopus laevis Integumentary mucin A.1 precursor (FIM-A.1) (Preprospasmolysin)), whose protein sequence is MKFSAAALISAAGLVAAQVANVTLVSTETVASTLLLTTTHCSDTPCHAETEAPKPEPKTVTLTTTDVNGVTITTTFCPETELPTPAPVPANSTVVPVGPKTITLTFTDVEGKTVTTTFCPETETAVPTIPLTLHTVPVESIVVPPHQNTTVVPGPVPTASKPVVPEVPAGNSTSTVTSITRVTLTPVPQVPESTLPEQANGAGALAPMAGLALAGAIAALI, encoded by the coding sequence ATGAAGTTCTCCGCTGCCGCTCTTATCTCTGCCGCTGGCCTTGTTGCCGCCCAGGTTGCCAACGTTACCCTCGTCTCTACCGAGACTGTTGCCTccaccctcctcctcaccaCCACTCACTGCTCTGACACCCCTTGTCACGCTGAGACTgaggcccccaagcccgagcccAAGACCGTCACCCTGACCACCACTGACGTCAACGGTGTtaccatcaccaccaccttctgcCCCGAGACTGAGCTCCCCACCCCTGCTCCCGTCCCTGCCAACTCTACCGTTGTGCCCGTCGGCCCCAAGACCATTACCCTCACCTTCACTGATGTCGAGGGTAAGAccgtcaccaccactttcTGCCCCGAGACCGAGACCGCTGTTCCCACCATCCCTCTCACTCTTCACACTGTTCCCGTGGAGTCCATTGTTGTTCCTCCCCACCAGAACACCACCGTTGTTCCCGGACCCGTCCCCACCGCCTCCAAGCCCGTTGTGCCTGAGGTCCCCGCCGGaaactccacctccaccgtTACTTCCATCACCCGTGTTACCCTTACCCCCGTTCCCCAGGTTCCCGAGTCTACTCTCCCCGAGCAGGCTAACGGTGCCGGTGCTCTCGCCCCCATGGCCGGCCTGGCTCTTGCCGGTGCCATTGCTGCTCTCATCTAA